CTCCTGcagcgcctacgatgacccaatttataagtttttattCGCATTTAAACGATTAAGTTGccgattacataatatattattacaaaaaCTAACTATTAATTGCAGGCATAAGGTGCGGCAGCCGTGATCTGGTTTAGCCACGAGGAGCCCGTGAAGAAGATTGCGCAAGGCATGCTCCTCGGCACACAGTTCCAGTACTTCGTACCGGAAGTCACTGCGGAGTCATCACCGGCTACCGCCAATGTGCACGTCTTATCTCCTCCTTATGAAGTTCATTTGGAAGAGATGGACTTGTCATACCCCGGTGACGTTgtggggacctcgcaggcttgGCCATCCCAACCATCaaagtaccagtcccctccccTACCAGAGCGACACACGAACGCCTCTTATTaccgtaggaggcgtaggaaaccaactcagttggatagggtagatgagggtgatGATCGTTAGCGTTAGGTTTGTGTGTATTTTGAttgactatgtatatatatgtttatttagttgtatatttcaaacatttgtatatatttagttgtatatatatatatatatatatatatatatatatgtgtgtgtgtatgtgtgtgtgtgtgtgtgtttatttaGTTTATCATAATCTCCAAGCTTTGACTTACGAATGCTTGGACTTTTGGCGATGATTCATCCCGTCTGGAACATACATTGTTTTATAAAAACTTATGATGATGTTTTTATTGCAAATACATCAAACAAAAACGACTCAATAATTAGGGAGAATGATGCcaaaaatttaacataaattCATTAACAACGATTACAAATACATAGTTGGTCCAAGCGTGGTTTTTGAAAGGGGATGTCGAGTTTTAATAAGCTAGGGTTTTAAATTTGAGGAAAATGGGGAAGAAGAGACCTGTAGCTGTTGatggtaactgcgaacagcgTCAAATAATTCAACATGTCTGTTCGCTTGTTtgcgttttttaaaaattaagcaCCTGCTCGTAACAACACTAAACCTCAGCTTTGGAaattagacgcttattttttaaaataagttgattattgttttattttgtgcttttttttataaattatcttatctttttcattgtttcgcTTGCGGAGGTGACTTCAACTTCACCCAGTTCTTTTTGTGTTTTCCCTCTAAATATTGCAGGCTTTCGTGTTTTCCCTCGAATTGAGGGACTCTTTGGTCGTGTTCTCCTTTTTGGGTATGAGTTATCGCCGTCTTTTCCTCCCTAGACCCTGCTTATGGTTTCTTTGGGCGGGATACattgaatatgatgatgatgatgggcTTGAGCTTCTTCCCTTTTTGTAAATgggtttatatttttgttttcattgcTTTGTCTTGTTATGAGCAGAATGCACTGAGTAATATATATAATGACGATAattatgaagatgatgatgattggCTTTACCTGTTTCCCgcttctttgttcattcaacaagtcttgtatgaaattGTTCCACCATGAGACGgatttatataattagttattttaagacttcattttaaggttataattagttattttaGGATTATATGTGGTCactttaaattataaatgatcactttgaGAATGTAAATGTACATTGGTTCAtcccaatagagatggtctcatcGTGTCTCAATTAAGAAATTTTCGTGTTTGTTTTCCTTTCTTAGCAGCTACTCTTATGACTTATGAAAGATCGTCTCTCAATAAGATGCCAGTAAACAAGAAATCATTCTCATAACTTGTATTAGTAGGGTTACTTAAACCATATGTGAAGCACATTTCActtggagatgtttggtaaaatagcTTATGGGTAATTTTAGTATATTCCGACACAAATAGATAGTAAAGTTGTCAAACCATCAGATACTAATGATTCAGTAAATTAGTTGGTTGAAAAACCTTAATgttaatgaattaattaatttacaaattacaaattgcTCTCACCATGGTTCAAAATCAGCTGATATAATGAAAAGTAATCAATgtaccaaataagaaaatacaccaaaaaatgtaataaatattttaatcttaataCTTTAGGACAATTTTTTGTAAGCAATGGAATGGGTTAttgtttataaattattatgtaaatTGTTAAACTTTAAATGTAATGAATTAGTGTCCCAAATCTAGACACATACAACACTACATATCAATAATTTGTGAAGCAATGGTTCTATCAGCAGAACAAACGTCTACCGGtttcattaattaaatttaagaccGAATTCCGAATTAGCTTAACTAAGCATTCCAAATCTGTAAGTAGATTACAGAAACTTTTGTATTGAAACATAAAATAACAATTGGGTTCTATACTTCTATTCTATGAAGAAGCAAAAAAACGGCAGCACGCCTTTTCAAATTAGTCGCCAAAGTTACCCATTTCGTTAAAGGCTTGCAAAGTTACATTCCAATGGCAATTAACAATCGAGGACGTAACACAGCCGCAAGGTCTGGTGAGCTAATAGACCAGACGACAATGTTCAGTTAAGTTTCAATGATGCGAAGTCCATTGCCAATTTTAAGGCCTCCTCGACGTGTGATGCATCGGTACCCTAAAGGGTGCAAGACATTTCCGTAAATTTCAGTAAGAGCGAAAAATAAGCACATGGTCTTCGAGAGAATTTACGCTAACCTGGCCTTGAGCGAGACCGCCTTTTCCCTTACCGCATCTTCCCTTAAGAGGGCCCAAAGCGACTGTCAACCACTCGGACACTTCTAAGCCTTTCCATATATTTCCCTTGTCGGGTACTCCAGCATAAACAATAGCCTTATTGGCAGTTTCATCCACGCTGAAAACCATGACCGATATTTTCTGATCACGAAGAAAAGCTTAGTTTAGAGAACACTCATTTGAAGTACAAAAGTtcgaaaaaaaatagtcatcatcatcattatacccagTACATCCTGCCCACAGAAATACTATGGTTAGAGTTTGGTGAGGGAAGGAATGCggcaacccatacccataaaggaggatgcggccaaagagtcccccggctcgagaataATCCTCAGAATGATAGGTCCCTGCAACGGCAAAAAAAAACAGTCATCGACAAAAACCTTTTGCAGTATCACTTTTTGTACAGCTTCCCTGACGGCAGCAGCATCTAAACCAACATCTAAACGACAGATGCAAAATGTCTTTCCTTCGGAAACAGCAGCCTCTGCCTTCTCATTGGCGGCATTTACGGCTTTTTTCAGGTTCTCTTCGGCCAATTTTTTCTGGGCCTTCCGCACTTGATCCTGTGGATTTTATCGAACAAGTAGATACATAATGATTTCCTAGGTGGGTATTAATGAGCTATATATAAGCAAGGGAAACAGACACAATACCTGGAGCGAAGAAATCTTCAACCTAATGTCATGTTTCTTGGTTGCCGGGATTGGTGCTGCGTCAACACGGCTTCTTAGAGAAGCTACTTTCTAAACCGAAAGAACACATATTTAGGTTAGTAGTAAGTATTAACGTAGAGTCCCGTGTAGCATGAGGCTATGACATGACAGCTACATACATGTTGTATGATACAACACTTACACACCTATGTTACTTGGcctcgggtactgatgttgaATACTAGTATGTTCCCAGTGtcagatacgtctaaatattcaattctacACCTAAAAAGAAGTGTCTAAGtaccataccaatgtccgagcatcaagaaTCGGACATGGGTACGTGAAACAAAATGAaaagtccgagtaacatagattCACACCCTAAAGGCCAGTGTTACAAACAGAACCAAGAAAGAAGGCAagaatgaaattcccaaataaCCTTTTCTAGCAAGCTTGTTTTAATGTTTGATGCATCGATCACTTCTTGCTCGAGGGAGCATGCCAATTGCTCAGCCTCCAATGCGCAGTCAGATGTAACAGCCGTCACTCGCCGAATACCTTTGGCAATTCCCTCCTCAGATAGAAGAGCAAATAATTTAGCTTCTCTTGTATTAGCTATATGGGTTCCTGCAAGCTTACAAAGCAAGTCTCGGTACAAATTTACGCAACTAAACTTGAAAATAAGCACTTGGGAAAATCAAGGAGACACAAACCTCCACAAAGCTCAGCGGAGTATTGCGACCATTCTTCTTTGTCTGGATATGCCAAAAGATCTTCCACCTTTTTACCGATTGACACTATTCTTACGGGATCGGGATATATCTGAAGCAACGAAAAATTTCTCACTAGTGAACGACAATGAAAGAGCATGATGTAACGTCTACCCGAAGAACCTAGAAGCTTACCTCCCCAAACACAGCCCTCAGACCATTTACACGTTTGGCATCAGCAAGTGTTGCCTCTTTTGAATATACATTGAGTTCAGCTTTGATTTGTTCATTAACAATACTTTCGATTTTTCTCAACTCTTCGCTTTGAACAGGCTTGCCTGAGAAAAGAATTGCTTTCGGTCAAAAAAACATTCGGCGAAATGGTAAACATTTAAGAACTTTGGTTGAAATATATACCAtgagaaaaatcaaatcttagTTTCTCGGGAAGGACAATGGATCCCTTTTGATCAACATGAGTTCCGAGAACTTCCTGTAAACCAAAACCACACAATATTCAGCAACAATACGAAGCCACGGATATATAAAAAGAATTGACCTTTTGCCTGGGTTGGTGCCTACCCTGAGGGCGAAATTCAACATGTGTGTACAAGTGTGGTTGGGAGCAATAAGTTGACGCCGGTTGTAGTCCACCTAAAATTAAAACAAGTGAGAAAGATTAAACATGAGAAAGATTAAACAAAAGCGTCGAGAATATACTTCctaatcaaaattcaaacattAAAGTGCAAAACACAACCTTACAAGTGACTTTGTCACCAACAGAAAATCTGCCGGTTCCACTCGAAAAGCGACCAATATGTAGAACAAAACCACCAAAGACTTGGACATTACAAACTTCGAAAGTTCCATTTGAGCCTTCAAGTGATCCAGTGTCAAATATCTGAAACAATAAAAGTCATTCAGAACCTGAACATTAGATTCAATGTTCAGAAGACCCAATTATTTACCCGACCTTAGAACCGAACCAACTtaacccgacttcaaaatgaatttataataatttaaaatcaatgtggacacaaCCCAATTTTGAACCAACCCGAAACATATCACCAAAAATTGACCCGATGACCGGAATGAATTAAAACTGAAAATAACAATCAGACCAGAAAATAGCAAGGATAATAAGAATTAAAACTGAAAAGTATACAAAAAATTCAGATAACATAGCATAAGAAGTCATTGTACCCAAACAGATTGAACTTTCTAATAGGAAAACTACTATTGTAATCAAAAGCAGTACAGGACGCATATTCATACCTTCAAGGTTCTTGATGATCTATATTAGTTCCTTGGCGAAGTACTTTCATTGTCAGAAAAGCAAAAGGTCTCTAACTATACCCAAAACAAAGTTTACAGccacatagttttttttttcaaaaacgaaAGAGGGTTAACAAACAACATAATTAATCGGTGTAAGATCATGCAATGCAAGATTGAAATGATTCAGACATCAAACTGTAAAGACCAAAAACTCAATGCCCAATTCACAAGCAGAGTAACGGTAAAGATTATAGTACCTGACCACCTTGTTCAGCATAGAAACTTGTAGACTCAAGAACAACACCAATTTCCTGGCCCGCTTCCGCGGTATCCAAGAAATCAGATCCGGTATATATAGCTCTAATAATGCTATCGTGATCCTGAAATATATCAAGTAAGACAAGACATAAAAATCCAGCATTCTGGCTAAAATAAAATCTACTCGTCTACTTAAATAAATACAAGTACACATACCTGGTTCCAGATATACTTACTGGACTCGTCAGTGGTAAGAACTTTTTTATTGTGTAACAGGGCTGTAGCATTAGCATCCATTGTAATTGCACCGCCAACTTGCTACAAAATTAAGCAAAAATTTACCAATATATATCCAAAAATTAGAGATAAGAATGATAATTATTGCAGCGTAATTATCGCTCAACTGAACACACTGTTAAAAAATAACTCAATTTGATCCCACATCGAAGAAATAGAGGAAgcttgactaacatataagcttgatgggcTACGCCTCctattaccaattggttttaggatgaacCTTATCGGGCTTATGTACAACCAATTCTCCCTTCTTATGTGGGTTTTGTTGTGTACAAGCCCAAGCCCAAGACCAAATTTAACCCACACCTTGTTCAGAGCAATTAAAAAAGGCCTCGTGGATGTTATAGCTCTAGCTAGAATTTGCAAAATACCTTGTTCTGAGCACTTCTAGATCTTTCCCTTGCCTCTTCCATAGCGTCGGCGAATCCTTTTGTATCAACCGTTAGACCTCTTTCCTCTGCCATTAACTATCCACACACAAAGATCAGAAATCAAAGAATACAAGAAGATAAGCTTACatatgtttttaagttttaaagtcACATCGAATACCTGAGTCAAATCTAATGGGAAGCCATATGTGTCCCACAATACAAAAGCATCCTACAATGAACAAATTAGCTGTAATTAGGAAGGTATTGATAAAGACATGAACTTTTGAGGGTGTAAGCCATGACCTCATGGCATAAAGGACACTGAAAGTGTTAAATAATAGCATGAATACAAGACACTCGCTGTATTCTCATTGATTAGAGTCTGCAAGAGTTTCAGTTTCCAACAAAACTCAGAAGTTTCAGTACCACAAACGGTACGGATCAAATTACAAAAGGAAAGCAATCTACCTGACCACTCAATGTCTTCCCTTCAACATCCTGAGCAGCCTTCTTAAATTTCTCGATTCCctgtttacaaattaaacattgAATGTGTGAGTCAAAGCACTGTCAAATTTAAGTGCACGCAACTTACAAAAGAATTCAATTAAACCTAATTGATTAGGAAATTAATATGTTCTATTTAATCTTGCAATTTCCTAATTCCtcaaaagtctcttaaaagttCTTCAATATGCCACCACTAGGTGGTTCACTATATTATTTACTTAGTTCCCACAGCAATAAAAACCAAACAACACAGCTAGCCTGGCTTGACAAAAGTAGGCCTACTAGAATAGCAAGGAGTTGTGACCCATTCATCTTGTTGAATATATGTTCAAAGATTTTAAAACACAATTCGGATTTTTTCTCTTGGTTCCGAAAAATGATATCGGAGCTAATTTGCTACATTCTGATTTGATCTGATCATCTGAAGCTCTTTGGTCTAACCAATGTTACACAATTTGCTGGCTAATTCGCGTTTTGAATtagcgattcgctcaaaatgaccaaaaaatagcctaaaaccgaccaAAATTCACTTTTTCTATTCGCAATTCACAATTCACAAGGAAATCAACGAATCATCTAACAACTGTTTGGTCCAATATGTTTCTAAAATGTGTCTAATATGTGTATAGTCTCACCTGATGTGTATGAATCAAATAGAAGTAATAAGTTGAACAGAAAAATCCCTTAGTCATTCAAAGAAAAAGGAAACCACAGATAAACAATCCAAAGGCAAGTATATATAGACATCACACATCACATAGCTTTGCCAATAGGCACAAACACATGAAATTGTCGAAAGCAAAATGCCTCGCCTTGAGTAGTGTTTTCCCAAAACTGATCTCCTCAGATGCAATAATATCTTTGATATGTTTCTCGTGTTGCTTTAGCTCTGGGAAAACATTACCCATCAAATTCACAAGGGTGGGTGTCAATCTACAAAAACCATGCAATTTAATATGTAATCAGCACAAGACAGATAATACAtaaacaaatcattaaattaatGAGCAAAGAGTGATCGGGATTATAATTACTCACCCACTAAAAAACCCTTCCTTGGCATTTAGTACTTCACTTCCATAACGAACAGCTCGACGAAGAATGCGCCTCAGAACATATTCACGACCTTCGTTACCTGCGCTAaaagaaaagttaaaaattaCCTATATCAATGTGAGAGGTACTCATAATAACAAAGCAATGAGCATTATTTATTCAAACTATACCGGGACAAGCACCATCAGCAATTGCAAAAGAGAGAGTTCTTATATGATCAGCAACAACTCTATAGGCCATATCAACATTGTCTACATCTTCAGCTCCAACTTTTCCAGAGTAAGGACGAGCTCCAGTTGCCTACATGAACATTTAACAACATAATTTAGAGCCTTAACTTTAATGATCTAGATTCTAGAATATAACCTCAACTTTATCCCATTATCGTTAAGTCGGGAGTTTTTCATGATATACAAAGAAAACCGGAGCAGAAGAATCATCAAAGTATTTCAACCGATAAACTTCAggaatcaaaaaaaattgaatccaTCTAGAGGAGTGGTACATCAAATTTAAATCTTAGAATCCtaatataaagaaaaagtaaaatagAAAAGCAATTGTGGCATCTGATTACCTTTTGAATAGCATCAAACAAGGGCAAGAAGACATCTGTATCATAATTACTCATCTTATTCTGAAGAATAGATGTCAACCTTTCAAAACCCATTCCTGTATCAACATGTTTGGCAGGAAGGGTTCTTAAAGAACCATCACTTTCCCGGTTAAActgcaaaagaaaaaagatcATGTATTAGCAGCAACAAAAAACTAGAAAATTGAGCAAACCAAATATAATTTCCGGTGTGCTAAGGCATATATTCCctcccctccccccccccccccccccccccccccccccccaccccccctccaaaaaaaatcattttcccACTACTTAGAAGGGAAACATGCACCAGTTCAACCCAATATATTCGACAAAAGCATACCTGAATAAAGACAAGATTCCAAATCTCAATACAAGTAGGGTCATCATTATTAACAAGTGATGCGGCATCACGATTACCAATCCTATCAAAATGAATCTCAGTGCAAGGCCCACAAGGACCAGTATCACCCATCTCCCAAAAGTTATCCTATTACAAGAAAACAATGAgctacaaattaaatttaaaccgCATAAGTATGCAATAATAATCAACAAAATAACCCATCTCAAATGCAAGGCATCTAGTAAGCAGTTGAACAAAAATGATGAATTTGTCATCGGACTTGTACACAACAAGATCCGCACAAAAGAGACTGTACACAAGGCCGATGAGATTTCATCGTAAAACTAAGAGTAGtccatcaagcttatatgttgGTCAACCTCTCTATAATTCTTTGATGTGGGATaacatgtgggttatttttccaacaaaaaatgctttaaactcAAAACTCCCTCCTTCCGAATTTTAGtgacaaaattttcatttagaAACATCTTCAGCTCTATGCAAAACGTAACATCACTTTAAGGTAAAAATTCTCATAACTCCGCTATTCCGAAAGCGCATTATTACAAATGAACATATACATAAACTCCCtctaatttgtttttttctttgtgCGCTGACATGCACATCTTTCGAGGAAAAAAACAAAATGGGTATTGAAAAGGTATACCCTATGTGCGTAATATGTAATAATGAGGCACATACTAGGCATTATAAAAGGTATATAATGAAGAACTCCCACAAACAAAAGTTGTCAACCTTAGAGTGGCTTAGACTATATATTAATAGCATAAATCTTAATAGCACCAGGTGTATATATCCTGGTATGACACTGTGAACCAAGTCAAAGGAGTAGCTTAACTAATGAAATGTTTTATACTGCTATCATAACTCTGAAAGCTAAATATATGTTTGACACATTATAATGTCATGttcaataagaaagaaaaaagaggaGCGAAAAGAAACCTTGCAACCAAAAGGTAATACACGCTCAGGAGGCAAGAAGTTGAGCCAAATATCCTTGGCCTCCGTATCAGCAGCAAGTCCAACTTTCTCGTCACCACCAAAGTAGGTAGCATATATTCGATCAGCAGGTAGCTTGTAAACCTGTCAACGAGAGAATAATGCAAATCAATTCCAAAACCCATACCCAAAAGTCTACACAAACACCCACGAAATGGTGAATTTTTAATCTCGAAAAACCATTATGGACCAAAACATTTCCTCAGTAAGTTGaaaattagaaattataaaaaacatttAGACTGACTGCAAGTCAAATGATCCACTTGCCTTAGTCAAGAGTTCCCAAGCCCATTCAATGGCCtctttcttaaaataatttccaaAAGACCAATTTCCAAGCATTTCAAAGAATGTATGATGGTAAGTATCTTTCCCAACATCATCAAGATCATTGTGCTTCCCACCAGCTCGAATACACTTTTGGGTGTTGCAGGCACGCTTCAATCCACTCAAAGGATTGTTAGGATCGACATTCCCAAGGAAAATTGGTTTAAACTGATTCATACCTGCTCAATCAGTCAATCATGAAGTTTCTTATAAGTAACATGCTCATTATCAGAAACATAATCTGTCCCTCGAGGATTCATCACATTCATAGCATAATCTAACCAAGAGATGTCACAACCCAAATGAAGATCAACCAATGGAAATTACAAGAGTTAAAGCTATTAACTTCAGCAACATAAAACCACATagcaatcttaaaataatttcaatatGTAAAAACAAAACCCATTTCATAAGCATATTACAAACAAAGCTTCCAAATTCAGatcaattaaaattcaaaaaaaaattaaaaaataacaaaaaatcacAAGACATATAAGCGGAACTCCATAAATATGACATaataccaaacaaaatcaaaacccaACTTTCGAACACTAGAATCCAATTAtgaccatagtgcaaaaacaaggcagCATCATATCCTATCAGATATTACCCACAtagtaaatgtgtaaaaaaGTCGATTTTGGGGTTAggataaccgcatcactcctGTAACCGTATTACATGTGTCCGTTGCACTGTATTCAATGGTTCAGGACTGTATTCATACAATTCCTTCCATTTTAATACAGGAAACCCAATTGCAATAAAattcttataataatttatgtaagaaaaatttaaaaaaaaccattataaactaacaaaaaaaacaaggaAAGACCAGACCACTAAGTCACTAACCAGCATTAGCAAAAAGCAAAGTGGGATCATTAACAGGAACAACAGGGCTAGATTCCCAAAAGGTATGATCTTTTCCTTGAAAAAACTTGACAAAAGTATCTCTAACTTTTGTTGCTGACCACTCCAATCCATTATCATTTAACCCATCAATAGATTCCGATTGAGGCCCCATAACTGAATCAGATGATGAATAGATTCTGATTTTGTTTGAGACTAAGAATCTGGGATTgggagaagagaagagaaatgggGATGAGAAAGAAAACAGGGAGGTGGCTGTAATTGATTGTTGGGTAAAGGAAGAGGAGAAGAACAAGCTAAACCCTCTTGCATAAGCCCTCATccatttgatatttttttaggtttttttgtaCCCAATCCTTCaagttcgccaccccttttcattttttcgccaccccctccccctaaaattacgtatttacccttgtaatttaaaaaattacaaaaatgtcactccttacaaatttcttatttataataataataataataataataataataacaacaataataaaattaaataataataataacagtaataataataataataataataataataataataataataaaaacaacaataataaaattaaataataataattattattcaaaaaaaaaaaaaaaaaaagttgagtcgcccaaaattgggcgactgaaccatggtcgagtcgcccagatctgggcgactggaccatgtgGAGTCGCctaaaattgggcgactgaaccatggtccagtcgcccaattttgtgcgactcaatttttttttttttttctttttggaaaataataataataataataataataataataataataataataataatttatagattaatgtggtctattagctcagttggttagagcgttgtactaataatgtgaaggtcacaggttcgagacctgaacaagctattatttaataattattaattttttattataaatatgataaaaaattaataattattaaataatggcttgtgcaagtctcgaacctgtgaccttcacgttaatagtacaacgctctaaccaactgagctaatagaccacattaatctataaattattattattagtattgatattattattattattattattttccaaaaataaaaaaaaaattgagtcgcccaaaattgggcgactgaaccatggtcgagtcgcccagatctgggcgactcgaccatggttcagtcgcccaattttgggcgactcaattttttttttttttattgaataataattattattatttaattttattattgtttttattattattattattattattattattattataaataaaaaatttgaaatgagtggcaaaattgtaatttttaaaaaatcaggggcaaattcgtaatttcatttggagggggtggcgaaaaaatgaaaagggtggcgaaaaaatgaaaagggtggcgaagtttagcaACCCCAACTATGAACAACTACTTAAAAATTGTGTGTGTTGTATTTTTTGTACTTCTATGTTCAACCTCAATGTGTTGATGAAGTGCCAATTGGTAGGAATCATCATCATTACCCTCGATTCGAGATTGTGGTTCAAAtacacattaataataatcaggTATGCTCATTGATTGGATGCAGTTAAAATTTGATTAGACTTATATTCATACGTATAGGTTGTAAATATATTAGACTCAAATTCTAAAATTAGAGTAGTGTCTGAGACGAATATAAAGCAGATCTAATAAAATCATGAATTTATGACAACTTCTAATATCTATATATTTCTTTAACTgaattagaattattttaaagtttatttcaaattaatatGATAGTATAATATTACTcaatatatttgaaataattataTGAAGTTGATACACCACAAACTTATTAGATTGAAAAATATATGTTAGGAATAATATCAAACTGCTATTGAAAGCTTAGATCAATTAGGGATAAgaagtattaatttaaattggaTTAAATAGTCcagttaaattatttaaaacaactaatttcatatttaaattacttaattttcaaatttagcccTTTATATAAACATATCTCACCATGTTAAGAATACTACTTATATCAATGAACATGTTACATAATTTCC
The Amaranthus tricolor cultivar Red isolate AtriRed21 chromosome 11, ASM2621246v1, whole genome shotgun sequence DNA segment above includes these coding regions:
- the LOC130827732 gene encoding alanine--tRNA ligase-like isoform X1 — encoded protein: MRAYARGFSLFFSSSFTQQSITATSLFSFSSPFLFSSPNPRFLVSNKIRIYSSSDSVMGPQSESIDGLNDNGLEWSATKVRDTFVKFFQGKDHTFWESSPVVPVNDPTLLFANAGMNQFKPIFLGNVDPNNPLSGLKRACNTQKCIRAGGKHNDLDDVGKDTYHHTFFEMLGNWSFGNYFKKEAIEWAWELLTKVYKLPADRIYATYFGGDEKVGLAADTEAKDIWLNFLPPERVLPFGCKDNFWEMGDTGPCGPCTEIHFDRIGNRDAASLVNNDDPTCIEIWNLVFIQFNRESDGSLRTLPAKHVDTGMGFERLTSILQNKMSNYDTDVFLPLFDAIQKATGARPYSGKVGAEDVDNVDMAYRVVADHIRTLSFAIADGACPGNEGREYVLRRILRRAVRYGSEVLNAKEGFFSGLTPTLVNLMGNVFPELKQHEKHIKDIIASEEISFGKTLLKGIEKFKKAAQDVEGKTLSGQDAFVLWDTYGFPLDLTQLMAEERGLTVDTKGFADAMEEARERSRSAQNKQVGGAITMDANATALLHNKKVLTTDESSKYIWNQDHDSIIRAIYTGSDFLDTAEAGQEIGVVLESTSFYAEQGGQIFDTGSLEGSNGTFEVCNVQVFGGFVLHIGRFSSGTGRFSVGDKVTCKVDYNRRQLIAPNHTCTHMLNFALREVLGTHVDQKGSIVLPEKLRFDFSHGKPVQSEELRKIESIVNEQIKAELNVYSKEATLADAKRVNGLRAVFGEIYPDPVRIVSIGKKVEDLLAYPDKEEWSQYSAELCGGTHIANTREAKLFALLSEEGIAKGIRRVTAVTSDCALEAEQLACSLEQEVIDASNIKTSLLEKKVASLRSRVDAAPIPATKKHDIRLKISSLQDQVRKAQKKLAEENLKKAVNAANEKAEAAVSEGKTFCICRLDVGLDAAAVREAVQKVILQKKISVMVFSVDETANKAIVYAGVPDKGNIWKGLEVSEWLTVALGPLKGRCGKGKGGLAQGQGTDASHVEEALKLAMDFASLKLN
- the LOC130827732 gene encoding alanine--tRNA ligase-like isoform X2 is translated as MRAYARGFSLFFSSSFTQQSITATSLFSFSSPFLFSSPNPRFLVSNKIRIYSSSDSVMGPQSESIDGLNDNGLEWSATKVRDTFVKFFQGKDHTFWESSPVVPVNDPTLLFANAGMNQFKPIFLGNVDPNNPLSGLKRACNTQKCIRAGGKHNDLDDVGKDTYHHTFFEMLGNWSFGNYFKKEAIEWAWELLTKVYKLPADRIYATYFGGDEKVGLAADTEAKDIWLNFLPPERVLPFGCKDNFWEMGDTGPCGPCTEIHFDRIGNRDAASLVNNDDPTCIEIWNLVFIQFNRESDGSLRTLPAKHVDTGMGFERLTSILQNKMSNYDTDVFLPLFDAIQKATGARPYSGKVGAEDVDNVDMAYRVVADHIRTLSFAIADGACPGNEGREYVLRRILRRAVRYGSEVLNAKEGFFSGLTPTLVNLMGNVFPELKQHEKHIKDIIASEEISFGKTLLKGIEKFKKAAQDVEGKTLSGQDAFVLWDTYGFPLDLTQLMAEERGLTVDTKGFADAMEEARERSRSAQNKQVGGAITMDANATALLHNKKVLTTDESSKYIWNQDHDSIIRAIYTGSDFLDTAEAGQEIGVVLESTSFYAEQGGQIFDTGSLEGSNGTFEVCNVQVFGGFVLHIGRFSSGTGRFSVGDKVTCKVDYNRRQLIAPNHTCTHMLNFALREVLGTHVDQKGSIVLPEKLRFDFSHGKPVQSEELRKIESIVNEQIKAELNVYSKEATLADAKRVNGLRAVFGEIYPDPVRIVSIGKKVEDLLAYPDKEEWSQYSAELCGGTHIANTREAKLFALLSEEGIAKGIRRVTAVTSDCALEAEQLACSLEQEVIDASNIKTSLLEKKVASLRSRVDAAPIPATKKHDIRLKISSLQDQVRKAQKKLAEENLKKAVNAANEKAEAAVSEGKTFCICRLDVGLDAAAVREAVQKVILQKVFVDDCFFLPLQGPIILRIILEPGDSLAASSFMENIGHGFQRG